ATTGGAAGGTACTCCTATTAAAATGCATTCATTTCTCACAATTGGTAACTAATGCCACGGTTTACAAGTAAATGAAtatcaaaaaaatagaaaagcaacTATTACTATATTAATAGAAAACATTATCTATTATTATAAAAAGTCTAGGGATAAGTGCACTACTAGTTTTaaagtttttcatgaaagtaccattgagttctaaaactttcaaaaagttgaattaactcttaaaacttcatcaaaaagtacaatcgactcctagaacttttaaaaaaaattcactcattatgaaaatgcaatcaaatcataaaactttgaAATAGTACAATCAATGGAAGGATTTGATTggaccaatttgataagtttcaagatttaattatactttttgaaagttttaagacttgattgcactttcgtaacaagatttaagatttaattacactctttaaaagttttatgactcaattgcatattcataacaaattttaagacttccaCTGCACTTATTTCAAAAGTCtatagaagaaaaaatatatatctttaaaatatatcataaattAGTAATGACAAGTGCATAATTATGATGAGTCTTATAGTTAGAACATTCATCATTACATTTGAAATAAAGAAACTCTTATATTTGATATCATTCCTATCACTTCCAGTGGATAAGAACAAACTAAGTTGAATTAAGTATGGATAACAATTTGATAAAGCATTTTAGCTCTCATTAAGAAATAAATGGTATTAAAAGATGGGATAGCCCACATATAAGAAACAAGTTATGTAAAAATGGTCTAAACAAGATGATAACACATATTTCACATACAGATGAAATTAGCAAAGTCATAATAAACTATATATCAATACAAATGGTGtattcaagaagaaaaaaatgatttcaaatcGCTCTTTTTAGCATGATAACGTATGCAGATTTCATAAATGTGTATAATTGAGGATAATTAAAGAACTTATATAACATGATACTAGTGTCCACTTCAACAGGCTTGTGCGAATTAAGGAACCTTGAGGAGTTGCACATTGATGGTAATGGGGTTTGGGGTCATCTTCCTTTGTGCTCATGCAATATGACCTCACTTCGTGCACTTGATGTTCAATATAACAATTTTAGCGCGGCCATTCCTTCGTGTCTCCTCAATAATCTCAAGTCACTTGAATATATTGCCTTATTTGGAAATGCTTTTGAAGGCTCACATTCGCTTGCTTCCCTGGCTAATAATTCTAACCTTGAGGTATTCCACCTCTTCGATAACTGTTATCCTCTGGAAGTAAATACAGAAGACCACACTTGGTTTCCTTCATTCCAACTGAAGGTATTTAGTTTATCGAACTGTGTGCTCAATAAAGACGCAAATGGCGTAATTCCTAGCTTTCTGAAGGGACAATATGACTTGAGAGGTGTTCAACTCAACCACAATGGAATGAAAGGAAATTTCCCGAACTGGCTACTAAACAACAATGTAAATTTGGAACGGTTGGAACTCACAGGCAATGAATTGTCGGGTGCTTTTCATTTGCCTTCTAATTTGAGTCTTGCCAACATGTGGTTGTTTGATGTGTCTGCTAATATTATTAAAGGAGAGCTTCCATCTTCGATTAGTTCTATCCTCCcgaatttgcaatttttgaacttttcaaacaACTTACTAAGAGGTGGAATCCCTCCCTCGATGGGCAATATGCAACTTCTACTATCATTGGACTTGTCGAATAATGGCTTCACAGGAGAGATACCAGAGACACTAGCTAAAGATTGTATGTCACTTAATACTTTGAAATTGTCACGTAACAATTTGCAAGGCCAAATGCTACCGGTATTCCaacttgagaaacttgagatcTTTGTAGCTGGACAACAATTGTTTTAGCGGGGACATATCACCTAGCATATTGAATAGCTCCCGCTTGATGGTTTTGGACGTAAGTCATAATTTCCTATCTGGAACACTTCCTAATTGGATTGGAGATATTCAACACTTGCAAGGCCTTATGTTGGCAAGTAACTTACTGGGAGGTCCTTTACCGTATAGCTTTTGCAACTTGAAATATCTCAATTATCTAGACCTTTCAAGTAACAACCTTGGGCCAAATATACCTCCTTGTGCCGACTTTACATTTATGAGGTTCTTGCATTTATCAAATGACACTTTTGTTGGGCATTTTCTTGAGTTTCTTTCTGAAGCTTCATCAATTGTCACATTGGATCTTCGACAAAATGCATTGTCAGGTGAGATCCCCAAGTGGATTGGTTCACTTCGGAACTTGAGGGTTCTTCTCTTGCAAGGAGATAATTTTGAAGGTTCAATTCCTCCAAATCTATGCTTGTTGAAAAAGATAAGCATACCGGATCTCTCCAATAATAATCTTTATGGGAAAATTCCTTCTTGTTTGAACAGTTTGCCATTTGGATATTTTAAGTTACCTCCATTCTTAGGTGATATGGTTTGGATAGAGTATTGGGAACCACGCGACAATAGGGCCGGATTCCAATTGATGTATCGGTATCAGTATAGAGAAATGGTACTGAGTACTAATATACATAGATTAGAAGAAGTAAACTTCATCACAAAGAGTAGGTTGGAATCTTCTAAGGGCAACATCCTAAACCTCATGTCAGGAATGGATCTCTCGCAGAACAATTTGATAGGCTTTACTCCTCTAGAGTTGGGCTACTTGAGGGAACTTCGAGCATTGAACCTATCACACAACCATTTGATAGGATCGATCCCAGGAACGTTTTCCAATTTACAGAATGTAGAGAGTTTGGATCTATCTTATAACAGCTTAACTGGTCCCATCCCTCCACAACTAACAAATCTCTATGCCTTGTCGATTTTTAGTGTGGCTCACAACAACTTGTCAGGTAGGACACCAGAtcgaaaaaatcaatttggaacttTTGAGGAAGCAAGTTATAGAGGTAACCCTCTTCTTTGTGGACCACCATTAACAAGCTATGATGGCTCAAATCAAGGATTGGGGACACCACCATCTTTTAATCATACCAAGGAGGATGACTCCTGGAGTGAAGCCTTTTTGTGGAGTTTTGCAGGATCATACGTGGTGGCATTCCTTGGTGTGAATTTGTTTCTCTACCTAAACTTGTACTATCGGTACATGTTGTTCAACCTTGTTCGTAAGTTTATCCCATCATTTCCCAAGTAGAGATTGTCCTTTTGAGCATTTTGTGATGGAAAAATACAATGAAATAGTGGAGAACTTTGGTTTAATAGGATTGTAAGCATTTGAATCTTGATTATGCATTTTGAACGCTCGATTCCTAGAGTGTTAGTATTGTATCCATTGTTTTGCTAATTTGAATATCAGGAGATTTGATTTGgttgagaattgagagaaaATAGTTTATTCATGACCAAAAAAGAATCCAATGTTTACAACATTTTGTAAATGTTACACAAGACAGTGAATTATCTTATGGTTGCGACTAGCAACATCAAACCAATCGAGTTATAGCAGCTCAAAAATCCCAATAACATAAAGCATTGGATGTTGGGAATTGCTACAATTCAACAAAAAAGGCATGGACTACAGGACCATTGTTCTGTTGTTTAAGGCTTGAGCTCCACTTCTATGCTCACTGCTTGATGAAGAATTAACTTAGTTGGATAATtatcaaatcatttttaaaCCTATAGTACATATgataatcaaatcataaatttttcatttttgccaaTAGAATGCTAAATCtttacacaaaatttcaaattaatcatTCCTCTCAATTGCTATCAAAATTGCTTATGTGGCGTCTAGTCATTACTGGCCATCTTACGTAATATACCAATATAGACAACTTTGCTTGAAATGACATCTTATGCGGATTGTTGTGTCAATAATTTCTGGTGATAACCAACCAAAAGAAGTACATTGAAATTTCAACCTATCTAATAAATATGTTACTCCCGTGTCATGTTTAATGAGGATATGTAAGACATGGTATACAAATACAATATCATGCAAAATCAAATTCCTTGATATATACATATAGAGGCATATGAATATCTTATATAGATGGAACTCCATAGAACAAAATTTATTTGACATTGACTGAGAGATGCTAGATGGTggaactctaaaaaaaaaaattgatagtaTAACATGAGAGACAATATCTTTTGTTTGCCAAGAGCCATTGGCTCGGAGGTTCAATGTTAATCACATAAAAGATATTCAACATATACTTATTCTAGAAATATAATAATTAGGAATGAtgccaccaaaaactccaaattggtatactcatgtcacatgtacccaaaactaatttttgtttaataaaaaataccaaactaGTACTCACATACCATATATACATTTGTCAAGGTAGACTGAACCATTTAGAAGAAACATAGCACATAATGTCGAGCTATACATATACAGGTACTGAAGCAAGCAATGGCACAATGTGAGTGTTCAACATGAAAACATGGAGTTTCTTTGCCAGTGTTGTGCATGTGGAGTTCAGCGGTGCTGATATTGGTGATTGCAGAATGATGTGAGTCTCGTCGAGTTAAAACTCCTTGGCAACAACTTGTCGGATGCTTTTGATTTGCCCTCCCAATCAAATCTTGTCCATATGTTCTGGTTTGATGCGTTTGTAGACATGATCCAAGGACCATCTCCATCTCATATCGGTTCCATACTTCCAAATGTGCAATACTTGAACCTGTCAAAGAACTAGATAGGAGGTAAGATCCCTCTATCAATAGGTGATATGAAATTGTTGGCGACCTTGGACTCGTTGAATAGTGGATTCACAAGGGAGATGCCAAAGTCACTGGCCACAGGTCGTGTCTCACAGTCTATATCGAAACTGTTAGGCAACAACTTGCGTGGTCAAATGCTACCAAGAATTACTAACTTGACAAGGTTGAAATATTTGTATCTGGTCAACATCAATTTCGTGGGGGATACATCAACTGGCATATTAGATAGCTTATAAACGATAATTTCTTGTCCAGACCAAGGCTCAACTCGGCTTATCATCTCTCCATGATGGTAGTCTTACAAGTGCTTTTTTGGATGAGCTAGAAGAAGTGACCTTCATGTCATTGAGTAGATTGGAATCTTATAAGGGAAACTTTATGGAATATCTGTTTGGAAAGGATCTCTTGCACTATAATTTGATGGGCTCTATCCTCGGTTATTTGAATGATATAtatgttttaaatctattgtataacCATCTGACGAGACCGATTCCGGAAACGCTTTACAATTTAAGTAATATAGAGGTTGGATCTTTCTCACAACGAGTTAACCGGTCCGATTCCTTTGCAACCAACAGAGCTATACACTTCCACTCTTTAGCTTTGCTCACAACAAATTGTCAGGCAAGACATCTGACACAAAGAACCAATTCGACTTtcgatgaagaaatttacaaaGGTAAACTGCAAACAAAAGCAGAGATGATGAGTCCTGGAAATTGCCTTCCTGTGGAGTTTCGCAGGATCGTACGTGGCAGCAGTTGTTGGGGTCGTCGTTTTTCTCTACTTGAACTCCTACTATCTCAACTCAATGTTTAGTTTTCTTTGCAAGGATATCCCATTGTTTCCATAGCAGACGGTGCTTGTAAGAATTCAAACATCTCAAGTCTCTGCTATGCATGTTGAATCCTTAGATCGTGATATTTTCTGTATTTTCCTATAAATTTGGATAGATCCCAGTGGTCACATATACAACAACCATGGCTGTGACTTGTTATCACAGATTGGCAAGTGCTTCTCTgattttccttgaatttttctAAGGACTCTTTACACTCAGTTACAATTGATCGCCATAAAACAATTTTACAATGTGTTACGACATTTTTGCTCTCAACTTCGATGACCCATCGCAAAGTGACACCCAGGTAACATTGAAGTAGCTGATTTTCTGAAGCCAGAACGGCCCGTCGACTGACTTTGGCCAAATACGAATCTGATTCTTCTTTGAGAGTGAGCAGCATACCTGCCAGGATGAAGCGACcttatttcttcttctgtcaTCTGATTTAAGTTCACAAAAGAATTTGTACCCTGAAGACTACATTGTGCTAGATGCGTCTGTAGGCTTCAAAAGAGAGCGTCTTATTTTCATAAGTCCAATGAAACGTCGTCGCCACGGGACTCGATCAAGTTCCTGCACTAGTAGTCAGAATTTATCTTCATATCATAATTCATAGAAATTGGTTTAATCCTGTCTGTCGAGGGGAGAGAGTAGGCCAAAAATGGTATTAATGAATGGGGAGAGCACTGACTCTTGGCTATGTAGCTTGCTTGAGCTGATACATG
The nucleotide sequence above comes from Eucalyptus grandis isolate ANBG69807.140 chromosome 2, ASM1654582v1, whole genome shotgun sequence. Encoded proteins:
- the LOC120290448 gene encoding receptor-like protein 15; the protein is MKRLIWCMWWTWALLVVMGSGGMGCLEEERNALLGIKAAFNSPNGSSLSSWSDDYGSNCCGWKRVVCDNATSRVARLYLNNTRHPNLGAWVINASLFLPLEELQVLDLSKNHLSGPNLEVLDILGNTLANDALLDIARITSLKALDIKFGGLSASTLMEGSLSLASLADNSNLEVFHLVDNHYRLELLKGQHDLRGVQLNHNGMRGNFPNWLLDNNVNLDRLELIGNELSGTFHLPSNLSLANMGLFDVSANTFEGELPTSIGFNLPNLDFLNFSNNLLSGGIPPSMGNMQPLESLDLSNNSFTGEIPETLTKDCPNLEVLDLLDNNLANDALSDIARMTSVMALDIGFGGLSASKLLEGSHSLASLANNSNLEVFHLFDNCYPLEVNTEDHTWFPSFQLKVFSLSNCVLNKDANGVIPSFLKGQYDLRGVQLNHNGMKGNFPNWLLNNNVNLERLELTGNELSGAFHLPSNLSLANMWLFDVSANIIKGELPSSISSILPNLQFLNFSNNLLRGGIPPSMGNMQLLLSLDLSNNGFTGEIPETLAKDSSSIVTLDLRQNALSGEIPKWIGSLRNLRVLLLQGDNFEGSIPPNLCLLKKISIPDLSNNNLYGKIPSCLNSLPFGYFKLPPFLGDMVWIEYWEPRDNRAGFQLMYRYQYREMVLSTNIHRLEEVNFITKSRLESSKGNILNLMSGMDLSQNNLIGFTPLELGYLRELRALNLSHNHLIGSIPGTFSNLQNVESLDLSYNSLTGPIPPQLTNLYALSIFSVAHNNLSGSYVVAFLGVNLFLYLNLYYRVVHVEFSGADIGDCRMIHDPRTISISYRFHTSKCAILEPVKELDRRVHVEFELVVSVTHDKNQEKLVFTQCDAAEIEPLFNPVTCVDALLLFGSLTTINGVLASG